GCTGCAGATCGAAAGGATCGGGGATATCGACACTTTGCAAATAAGCGGCGGCATCTGCTTCGTTGATCTGCCCGGCGGTGAAATCCTCAAGAATATCCTTTGAATTGACACGCACGATGTTGCATCGGGTGATCAGGTCGTTCGGTTCCATCTGAATGCCCAGGGTGTAGGCCTCAAAGATCGAGCGTCCGCGCGGGACGTATTCCGGTGGGTAGTAGCCCAGAATGCCCATGATTCCCACAAGGCTTCCAAGCGGCAGACCGTCATGCATCGTCTTTGCCAGACCGACCGCGCCGTTCATAAGCATCTCGTCCATGCCGGGGGTTTCCGCCGCCTCGGCTGGCGACCTGCCCCCCAATTCCTCGTATCGGATATCGCACATTCCATCGGGGATGACGATGATCAATTTCATAGCACATTTCCTTTTACCGCTAAAACCGAAATTACAAATTAAACCCCTGCGATCAATGCTCCTTACTGAAAACGTTGCATATATCGATCTGTCAAGGAATTGGTTTTACAACTCCCACATCTGCAGGAATACCGCCAAAGAGCTGGATATCCCGGCAGGATTGTTTGTCGATGCGCAGGAGCACGACTTCATTAGAAAGCCCGTCCACTTGGATGATCGTATCCGTCTTGTAGGTCGAATCCACGGTCAGCTTCAAGGTCACCTGGTTTTGGACGGGAAGATTGGAAACGCAGGATTTTTTATCCGGGTGAACGCGTCCTTCGTCATTGGCGCGCAGAAGACCGCAGGTATTCGGAAGGTCGACATTCCCTGTGTTCTTTACAACGACATAAGCATTGGTCACTTCTCCCATCCCGTTTTGGATGTCGATGCTTGTGTTGCATCCAAGGATCTCGATGGCAACCGATGGGAATGGAACCAGAGTATTCGTGGCGGATGGCGGTGCGAATGTAGGTGATAGGGTTGGAGATGCCGTTTCGGACGGGGTCGGGGATATGGGCACGGACGACGTCATAACCGGCGTTACTGTAAAATTCAACGTCGGCGGAGGAATGATAAAGGGAGTGGCGGTGAAAATGGGCGGAGTATTGGTTGGCGGCGGAGATAATACGGGGAATGGTTGCGGAGCCACCCCCCAGATATCGCAGGATGTAAGGCATAGCCCCAGGAAAACGATGATTATTCGCTTCATGGAAGTATTATACCGCCCTCTCGATGGAGGGCGAATAATTCCGATCCATGACAAACGCGTTATCGCATGATCGAAAGCGTGCGAATTTCATAGTATTATATTGGGATGACCCGTATGCAGCAGAAACGGTTTGTATTCCTTTTATGTTCGGTTGTGCTCAGCGCGTGCTCCATGGCTGACCTGTTCCCATCGACCAGCACGCCTGTGCCGTCCGTGACGCCGATCATTACCTTTACGCCGATCGATACGCCTACGAGTACAAAAACCTTGAAACCGACCGCGTCGGCAACCATTGTCCGCATTCCCACCCAGGACCCAAACCAGCCCACTTTCACGCCGTTTGCGCTCGCTCAGATACTTGTCGATGGCAACACCATCACGCCGGTCGCGACCTCGACCAGGGAAGTTCCTGGTCCCGGTTTCCTCACAGTTGAGTACGCGCCGATCAAGATCTATTGGGGCGGCTGCGAACCGAATCATGTCAATGTCCGGGCGGTTGTGGAAGATCCCGATCAAGTTTTCAGCGTGATCATTTTCGTCCGGGTCAGGGATATCAATAAAGAGGATTACACTCCCTGGACGTCCGGCGAAGTCATGCTCAACCGGGGTCAGGGTGAGTTTACTTATAAACTTGTTGGAAGCAAGATCTATGGACACAATCATTATCTGCGTTCGTGGGTTTATTTCCAGCTGGTCGCTACCGATATCGAAGGCGAAGAGATCGGGAGAACTCGCGTCTTCGAAAAGGCGTTCGATATGTATCCATGTCCATGCCTGACCCCGTTGACGGGCTGCCCCGTTGCAACGCCCAGACCGACGAAAACTCCAAAGCCATGAAGAAAAAAACAGTACTTTCGATTTTGGCAACGACTTTATCTGCCGCCTGTGCGTTGGGACCGTTTGTTCCTGTCCCGACTCAAACACCGGCGCCCACTCAGACGGAAACAGCCACGCTTCCTCCCACACCTACGCCTGTCCTTGCCACCCTGACCTTTACCCCCACTCCAACATTGATCGGTTTCAGGACGGCAACATTCACTCCAGCCGAATCCACAACCCCCGAATCGACCATTACCGCATTTACCACCGTCACATTGACCGCATCCAGTACACCGCTGCCGCCTGTCAAAACCGAAGGGTTTATTTCGATAAACACTTCTTTGACTGAAATCTTCAAAGCCAGGGGATGCGAACCGTCTGTTGTGCGCTTCACGGCGCAGGTGATCGACCCGACGGCGACCGAATACGTCCTCCTGTTCGTCCGTTTTAAAAGTTTGAAAGCGGAGCGGGTGGGAAAATGGACAAAAATCGACATGATCCCGATCGGCGCTGGGACATTTATCCACGACCTCTCCTCCGACCAGATAAAAGACGACGCCTATTTTGACTCTTCATGGATCGAGTATCAGATCGTATCGACGACCAAATCGGGCAGTGAGAATGGGCGTACCGACATTTTCAAGGAAAGGCTGAAAATGCTGGAATGCGACCCTACATCCATCACTGCCACAAATACCACAGCTCCATAATGGACTTCCCAAAAGACTTTATTCGTTTTTTGACCTCCGCTACGCGTGTCGCTGTCCTTACTGGAGCCGGTGTTTCGCAAGAGAGCGGTCTCCGCACCTTTCGCGACGCTCAAACCGGACTTTGGTCTCAGTACAAACCAGAAGATTTAGCCTCCCCTGAAGCCTTTGCCAGCGATCCCAAACTCGTCTGGGATTGGTATGCCTGGCGCCGGGAGGCGATCAAAGGTGTGCGGCCAAATGCCGGTCATTATGCTCTTGTAGAAATGGAACACCGGATTCCGGAATTCACCCTGATCACACAGAACGTGGACGGACTTCACCGTTTTGCCGGGAGCCAGAACGTACTTGAATTGCATGGGAATATACAAAGAGTGCGCTGCTCGAATTGCGGGAAGTTGGCCGAGATGTGGGATGAAAACATAGAACAAGTTCCTCAGTGCTTGAATTGCGGCGGGTTACTGAGACCTGACGTTGTCTGGTTTGGCGAATCCTTGCCAAGGGCAGAACTTGAGTCCGCTGTCGAAGCTGCGCGGTCCTGCCAGCTGTTCTTCTCCATCGGAACATCGGGTGTGGTCCAGCCAGCCGCCTCCCTTGCTCATGCCGCGCGCAATAAAGGTTCCGTCGTCGTCGAGATCAACGCCGAACCGACCCCGCTCACACCCAAAGTGGATTTTTCCTTTCATGGCAAGTCCGGCTTCATTTTGCCCGAGTTGGTCAAGGCAGTATGGGGAATTTAGCCGTCTTATTTTGCCTGGAACAGTGTGATCTGCATTCCATCCGGGTCTTGCAAGCGGACGTTGAGATCGTCCCAGGGCGTCAAAACGGGTTCATGCACCAAAGTCGCGCCATTGGCTAACATTCGCTCCATTGCCGCTTTCAAGTCGGGGACCTGCAATGCAAACCGCACCTGCCCGCTGACACGCTTCCCGGCTTCCAATCCATCGATGACTTCCGCCTGTCGTTCGTCGAAGATCTCCAGCGTGGCTTTTCCCATTTCGAGCATCAACGCCCTGCCGCCGTCATTGTTCCAGACGGCAGCTGGCTCGATCCCCAATCCCAGACAATAAAACTTGACAAGCCTTTCGTAATCCGGGGTGGTAACAGCAACACGTAATTCGAAGATGGGTGGTTTTGTATCAGACATATCTTAAGCTCTCCAATCGCTGAGTCTTTCTCCAAGTTTGACTATCCGTTCCCGCAAAAGGACGGCGACCACGCCGAGTGTCAGCAGGACGATGCCCGTACAACCGATGACGAAGATCGCCGCCCGGTCCTTCAATGCACTATATACCACCGTGACCACGCCAACCGCAACGAAACCGATTGGAAAAAAGGTGAGGCTTCGCGAGCGGATGACGATTCCGTATACCAGCACCACCAGAGACTGCCCGAAGAGCAGGAAGAAATAACCCAGATTGTTCCTGTTGATCATTTCGATGTAGGTTGTGCCGAGCAGAACAAATTGCGAGAACATTCCCATGATGAATGCGCCAGTCTTATTCCCGGACCTGGTCAACAGATAATGCTGGATCAAACCGAAGAGTGCCGCGCCGACAGAGAAGAATTGGGGCTCGCTGACATCCAAATCGAAGAGGATGATGAAGTAAGAGAGCAGGTAAAGCGCGTTAGCAGGGAATGCCAGCCAGGCATTTCTTTTTGCAAAGGCTTCTACCGCCCAGAGTGTTGCGGCAACCGCAACCGGGATCGACGCATCCAATCCGCCGATCCTAACAGCGGCAATTGAGACAAAGACTCCCAAACTGAGTCCGCTATATAACAAAGGCGGCGCCCATTTCCCGGGGCGGTCGCGGCTGCGGAGAAAATACGCCATGCCGTAATACAGCGCCGCAATGACGACCACAGGATGTATCCATCTTGTCATTTCGAAGGCGCGGAATAGGAATGTGGCAAAGAGTGGAAGGGTCAAAGTAAAGGTGTAGAGCAAATTCGGTTGGCGATAGACCAGGCTCACGGTCAGGAAAAGAAGCGAATAAACGGCGAAGCTGATCGCTGCGATGAGAGCATCCGTCTCAGAGAAGAGATATCCATAATTGACAAGAGCGGCGAGTCCACCCGCGATGCGGACCAGCCACTTGAGCGGGCGCGGATGCGGAAAAGCAAGATGGGCGAGCACGTCGGCCAAAAGCCAGATGAGGCTGTATGCCAGAAGATGAAAGGTGATCCGCTCGATATTCAAATCGTTTAATATTTGAAAAATTCCCATCGTGAATAGGGCGGGCGCACCGGGTTCCAACAAACCGTTCTTCCTAATAAACATTTCCGCGATGTAAAGCAGGCCGATTGCGAGCATATACCATCCGCCGGACTCTTTGAATGTGACGAATGCGCCAATGGAGACGATGGAACCAAGAATCAGCGCGCTGTTGCGGAATATGATGGCAGGGTTGGCTTTTGAACGGACGACCAGCCCCATGACGAAATACAAGACAGCAAGACCGGTCAGAGCCGGGAGCCAGGCATCCATGTTGAAATGATCGAGTGCGAAATAAATTGTCAACGGGAGTGTAGCTGCGGGAATGTATCCCAGCCAGGCTCGCCGGTAAACAAAGGCGCAGACGGCAAAGGAAAGTGTGTAAATTCCAAAAGAGAGCGCGGCATCCCGGGAGGGTGCCATAAGAAGCAAAATGAAATTCAGCGCCGCGATTAAACCGCCGATTCCCCGAACGACCAATTTAAGAGGCCTGGGCTGATCGAAAGTGAGATGGTTGGCGAGGTCGGCGAAAACCCAAATCAAGGAATTAGTCAAAAGGTGGTAATAACCCTGGTCAATTTTGTAATCACGGAGGATGAGAAATGCTCCCGAGGTGAATAGGAGGGGCGCACCGAACTCGAACAAACCATTTTTCCTCACATGCATTTCCGCAACGAAGACCGCCCCTATAAGCAGGGCATACCAGCCGCCGGATTCCTTCGCAAAGATAAGGGCAGCGAGGGAAACGGTCACGCCAAGCGCCATTCCGCTGGAACGAAGCGCGGTGGACCATTTTTCGTTTTTGCGGATGACGATCCCGACCGCATAGTAGAGCAGCGCGAGCGCAGATAGCGAAGGGACCCAGGCATCAATCTTGAACGCGTCGAGAGCGAATAAGATTGCAAGCGGGAGAAGGGCAGCGGGAATGTAGGCGAGATAGGTTTTGCGGTAGGTGAGCGCGTAAACTGCACAGAAAACCGCAAGGAGTAGGTAACCGATCGCGACGTGACCGAGCCTGCCTTCGAATGGGAGGACTAGGCTTGCAGTTAATAGGAAAGCGGCGCCGTACAAACGAGGGGGCAAACGCCACGCAGGATTTTCCTTCCAATCCTTCTTCATCCAGAGATCTGGGAGCAGTAACAGGATCGTAAGTCCGACCAGGCTGTAACTGAACGGTATGTCGAAGCGTTTTATAAAGTCGAGTTGAAGGAAGGCGAAATAGGCAACGACGGCATAGAGCAACGCCAGGGTCCACAACCACCAGCGCGTTCGTAAAATGTGAAGAATGGTGAACAGGAAAGCAACGCCAACCGCGACAACGAGGCAGAGCCAGATTTCATAAACGAGTCCGGTGAAGACCGCCAGCCCGAGGCTCGGCAAAGTCGAAAGCAACATGGGCAGGCTGTATTTTTTTGCATTTTCAAGCCGGAATAATGCCTCGCTCGCAACGGCAAAGATCGCACCCCAGGTGAATAAGAGAATGGTCGAACCGAGGCTTTCAACGTCGAAGGCAACTGCGATGAACCATGGCATGGGGACGAGCGTGGCGGCAGAAAGCCAGGGGAAGGCAAAGAAGGGAAATAATCCTTCCGAGATTAGGTAGAAAATCATCGCCAGCAGCCATGTTGTGAACGTCACCAAATGGAAAAGATTTTCGTAGGATGGATCGAATGTGCTGATGCCGAAGGCGCTGAGAGAAACGATCAGGTTGGCGATTTGCAGAATCTGCGCCAAGATGAAAACCGGAAGCGCAAAATTACCGCCCTTCCACGTTTTGAGCAGCCAAGTCCCGGTCAGCCCCGCAAGAGCGGCGAATCCCATCAACATTGTGTAAATGTCTGATTTTGCTTCGAACGCCAACCCAACGTTGAAGAAGGAAAGGGTCAATGCGCCGAAGGCGGCGATGGAGAAGAAACGCGATTCATACAAGCGGGTGCTGCCACTCCATATGACAGCCATGATGAAGAAGACGACCGCCCAGTATCCGTCTGTGAATGCTGCGGGAATATCGAAGGATTGTCTTAGAGATTCGTGCAGACTGTTTGCGGTAATGGGCAGGAGGAAAGAGAAGACAATGAAAAGTGCAAAACTTGGCTGGGGAAGACGTTTTTTGATGAGGACTGCCAATGCGCCGAATATGAATGTGCCGATGATGAGAATGGGGAGTCGCAGTTCGGGGACGACGGCGCCAAGAATCGCTGCGGCGGCGATGACGAAGAACGCGCCAAGGTAAAGATATATTTTGATGCTGGCTTCGCTGGTTAGTGTTTGCAGGAGGCTGGGGCGCGGCTCTGGCGGCGCGGACGGTTGGGAGGGCATCGGGGCGGGAGTCACGGCTGGGGCGGGATTGGGCTGAACCACCTGTGGCGTAGAAGCGGCAGTTTGAGTTGGAGCGGGTACCGGCGCGGGCTGAGGCGCGATGTCGAAATCATAGCGGCGGCGCAGGACATCCGCCACAGGTTTTTCGACCAGGTTGTATTTCACCCACTCGTTGATTTCCTGAAGCAAGGTATACCGTATGCCGCGGTCCAGCTTGTTGGAATTGAACCGTTTTTGAACGGCGCGGTTGGCGGCGGAATCCAATGCGGCAATGGCGCGATTGCGAATTTCTTCCTTTCCGCCTGCTATGGCAAGTTGTTCAAGTTGATGGCGAACCGCCTCACTGCTATAGCCCAAACGGCTTAATGCTTCAAGCGCTTCGAAGATCTCATTGTCTTTCCCGCTTCTCAACCTGAAGAGAAGATCATCAAGGATTTGTTTCGGGTCGTTCATATCGCCTGCCGCTGGATTGCCCAGGCCGGATGCAAATTTGCCAGACTGCCGTGGGCGATTGATTGCCTCTCTCGCATCCATGCGGATGTCCGTATTGTCATTTTCATCGTTCGACTCCCCTGTTCCAGCGTTTTGAATGGACGTCAAGCCGGAAACATCGTCGGATACCAAGCCGGGGAACTCCGGGTACTCCTTCAAGTAGCGATTTCTCATGCCGACACTGTTCGCCCATAAAATGATCAGGATGACGATACCGATCAATAAGACACAGGATGCTCCAAAAAGAAATATGCTCATGCCGGCGGTCACAAGGGCAACCCCGGTACGAATTCCCGCGTGGGTCAGGGCGATGCGCCCGTGTTCGCGGACAAATTCGCTATTCTTGTGATTCGCATATTGAAGCAGAAGAAGGTGCCAGAGCGCGGATACGACCACCCCGCCGCCATAGCTGATCGCCTCGTCAACGCTGTAGTTGCATACGAGACCGAAGTTCGAGCAAATATCCAATTGGAAAAATGTGGAGGCTGCAAAATACAGGGTGGGTATGGTCAACAAAGGCGATACCCTCAACCAGTTATATGCGCCTCTCGCATATCGGATTTCCTGCGCGGTGGCATAAGCCATTCGATCCATCTCCTTTTTCCTTGGGATCCGCTTGGGCAGCGGAATTATCGTCCAATTATTGCACAAAAAGTCCGAAAACACTGCCAGAAAATGTCATGTTTTCAAAGATTCAAGAGAAGTTGGACGATGTCCCTCGCAGCCAATCCTCCAAAGGTGAATTCAATAAAACCGCCGTGACGCCAAGGTTGAAAATCCAACCTTTTGCCACGGCGAAAAATACTCAACGACTACAGCTATTTGACGACGATCCCGCTTCTTGGCGGGACAGTGATGATCCGGTCTGTGATGCCCGGGGTTCCAAACAGGATTTGAGGTGAATCGCTTTGTTTGTAATCGAAGGATTTCGTAGTATTCGATGCGTTAAAGGCGATGGTGATCGTTTCCCGTCCGAGTGTCCGGCAGAAAACCATGATGTCATCCTCGGCATGGATCCGTTTGTAATCCCCATGTCGGAGGGCGTCCTGTTCCTTACGCAAGGCGATGCAGGCTTTGGTGTAATTCAACAGTTCCCGGTCCCATTTCGCCTGGTCCCAGGGAAAACTTTTACGACAATCCGGGTCGTGGCCGCCATCCACGCCGACTTCGTCTCCATAGTAGATGCAGGGAGCGCCCGGCATCGTGAAGAGGAAGAGCCATGCCAGTTTGAGCGATGCCTTGTCTCCGCTTGCGCAGGTCAGGAAGCGCGGCATATCGTGGCTGTCCAGCAAATTGAGTTGGGCAAAGGTGATATCTTCGCGATACAGGTGCAGTATCCGATCGACTTCATCGGCGAACGCTTTTGCATGCATTCGATGAACGCGGTCTTTCAATCCGCCCGCATGGTTGATCGCCTCGAAGTTCAGGTGCGAACCGGCGAAAAAGTTAAGCGCTGCGGCTGTGAAGAGATAGTTCATCACCGCGTCGAACTGATCACCCTGCAGCCATCTCTGAGCCTCATGCCAGATCTCGCCAACGATATACGCCTCCGGATTGACAGCCCGAACGCGCCGTCGAAATTCACGCCAGAACTCATCGTCGTCGATCTCAGCAGGCACATCGAGCCGCCAGCCGTCAATTCCGAATTTGATCCAATACTCTGCCACGTCGAAAATGAATTCCCGTACTGCCGGTGTATTGGTATTGAATTTGGGCAGGGCAGGTAGATTCCACCAGGCGCGGTAGCCGATGGCAGTCATGCTGTCATCATGGTGGAGCAGTTTCTGCTCGTGGGGCGAAGGATACGCGCCCCAATGCTTATGTCCGTTCAGGCGCTCCTCGTCGAAATGGAACCAATCCCTGTATGGAGAGGTCGCGCCTGTCTCCAATACATGGTGGAATTGCCAGAATCCGCGCGAGGCGTGGTTGAAGACCCCGTCTAGAACCACGCGAATACCGCGCTTATGCGCCGCATCGATTAATTCCTTCAATGCGTTGTTGCCGCCGAGAAGCGGATCCACGTGGTAATAGTCGTATGTGTGATAACGGTGATTTGACGCCGAAGAAAAGATGGGGTTGAAATATATAGCGTTGATTCCCAGGTCCTGCAAGTAATCCAGTTTCTCGATCACGCCGTACAGGTCACCGCCTTTGAAGCCGTGATGTGTCGGCATGCTGTCCCATGACTCGAAGCCAATATCTGGAAGTTTATTGCTTTTTGAAAAACGGTCGGGGAAGATTTGATAGAAAATCGCGTCTTTTACCCAGTCTGGTGTGGTCATTTATTTCCTCGTTGGAATTGGATTTTGTGGAATAATTCGCGTGTAAAATAATGGTAGCGCCTCACGCATTAGGCGCTTGATTCCGGAGGGTAGTACTATGGACGTTGATCCTGACAGCCTGGACCCTGAGTTGCGCTTCGCAAGATTATACGCCATCGCTTCCACCGCACTTGGGGTGATCAGCCTTTGCCTGGGGGTCATCCCTGCCTGCGGCGTTATTTCAGGGCTTGTGGGCGTTGTGCTTGGCGCTCTCAGCCTAAGGACGGAGAATACAAAGACCGCGGTGATTGGGATCGGCATCTCATCCATCGGCATCATGGCGGCACTGATCTACGTCATCGGCGTCCTGTATTTTGGAAAATGATCATCTGCCGCTGACCTTCAGTATCAGCATTTGGCAGGGAGGATTTCAGCAATTGACGACAATCAAGATATGTTCCATGCCGCTTTCACATAGTAACGCGAAAATCAATGAGAAAGTAAGAAGCGCGGGTCAAAAGAAAAGATGAAAGCAACAGCGTGAAAGATGTCCGGAAGGGCATGTCGGTCAGGGGCAAAAAATTCCTCCTTCTCCCTTTTGAAAGAAGAAAGAGGAAAATGGGGCGAGAATCGAGGTTGGGGTCAACCTTTGACGCTGCCAGTGGTGAGGCCGCCGACGATTTGCTTTTGGAGCGCAATGTAAACAACGGCGACCGGTAGCGCGACGATAACTGCCATTGCGGCGAAACGGTTCCAAGGGACGGAGTTGGCATATTGGCCGGTCATGTTGTAGAGCGTCATGGCGAGGGTGTAGTCTTTGGGCTGCGAGAGGAACAGCCAGGTGAGGACAAACTCCTGCCAGTGCCCGATGAAGCCGAGGAAGAATGTGACTGCGAGTTGTGGCATGGCAAGCGGAATGACGATCTGCCAGAAGGTCTGGTTGGCGTCTGCGCCGTCGATCGCGGCGGCTTCTTCGAGTTCGCGGGGAATGGTGTCGAGGTAGCCTTTGAGGTTCCAGACCGCAAAGGGCAGAGCGGTGGCAGTCATGGCGATGCCTACGCCGAAGAGGGAGTCGCGCAGGTTGAATTGCAGCCTGCCCTTGCCGTCGGCGCAGATGGTAATCGGTTGAACGGCGATG
This portion of the Anaerolineales bacterium genome encodes:
- a CDS encoding VOC family protein, producing MSDTKPPIFELRVAVTTPDYERLVKFYCLGLGIEPAAVWNNDGGRALMLEMGKATLEIFDERQAEVIDGLEAGKRVSGQVRFALQVPDLKAAMERMLANGATLVHEPVLTPWDDLNVRLQDPDGMQITLFQAK
- a CDS encoding glycoside hydrolase family 13 protein, which produces MTTPDWVKDAIFYQIFPDRFSKSNKLPDIGFESWDSMPTHHGFKGGDLYGVIEKLDYLQDLGINAIYFNPIFSSASNHRYHTYDYYHVDPLLGGNNALKELIDAAHKRGIRVVLDGVFNHASRGFWQFHHVLETGATSPYRDWFHFDEERLNGHKHWGAYPSPHEQKLLHHDDSMTAIGYRAWWNLPALPKFNTNTPAVREFIFDVAEYWIKFGIDGWRLDVPAEIDDDEFWREFRRRVRAVNPEAYIVGEIWHEAQRWLQGDQFDAVMNYLFTAAALNFFAGSHLNFEAINHAGGLKDRVHRMHAKAFADEVDRILHLYREDITFAQLNLLDSHDMPRFLTCASGDKASLKLAWLFLFTMPGAPCIYYGDEVGVDGGHDPDCRKSFPWDQAKWDRELLNYTKACIALRKEQDALRHGDYKRIHAEDDIMVFCRTLGRETITIAFNASNTTKSFDYKQSDSPQILFGTPGITDRIITVPPRSGIVVK
- a CDS encoding ABC transporter permease subunit produces the protein MNMNTSGQTGGRSLPLWRQLLLQLIALAILASVMFPIMYIVTLSLSSKTTRPSQLELIPKEISFVAYGQVLDRPTGNPVTFAELLRNSFVLSLGVGLAALGVAVTAAYAFSRFKFKMREVMMILVFIPLLMPAVGLSTPLYLLLNQVQVKQCAEGTIAVQPITICADGKGRLQFNLRDSLFGVGIAMTATALPFAVWNLKGYLDTIPRELEEAAAIDGADANQTFWQIVIPLAMPQLAVTFFLGFIGHWQEFVLTWLFLSQPKDYTLAMTLYNMTGQYANSVPWNRFAAMAVIVALPVAVVYIALQKQIVGGLTTGSVKG
- a CDS encoding NAD-dependent deacylase, whose translation is MDFPKDFIRFLTSATRVAVLTGAGVSQESGLRTFRDAQTGLWSQYKPEDLASPEAFASDPKLVWDWYAWRREAIKGVRPNAGHYALVEMEHRIPEFTLITQNVDGLHRFAGSQNVLELHGNIQRVRCSNCGKLAEMWDENIEQVPQCLNCGGLLRPDVVWFGESLPRAELESAVEAARSCQLFFSIGTSGVVQPAASLAHAARNKGSVVVEINAEPTPLTPKVDFSFHGKSGFILPELVKAVWGI